A stretch of the Mesorhizobium sp. Pch-S genome encodes the following:
- a CDS encoding dihydrodipicolinate synthase family protein translates to MKYDKKTAKAHSRATMKGIWAAALMPFKDDLSVDESGFRRNVDHWIEDLKIDGFFIAGKQGEFFSMSLEERKRSFELAVDACAGRAQTIMSCSDQNMDVVIELAKHAQNVGADYIVVHAPVLHFFKAQDETLLNYYRTIADKVDIGIALWSHPDSGYLMSPQLCSQLADIENVVAIKYSVPRPMYKDLTRLAGDRILVSTASEEEWLDNIVELGWQLYLCSSPPYLIQAKNDTRMRQYTDLAFAGEIEKARAVRDSLDPVRAALKDTRPAEKPHSHQKYWQDLLGQAGGRVRPPLLELTEEEKRATRIAFEACGLKIAD, encoded by the coding sequence ATGAAATACGACAAGAAGACTGCCAAGGCCCATTCGCGAGCGACGATGAAAGGCATCTGGGCCGCGGCGCTGATGCCATTCAAGGACGATCTGTCCGTCGATGAAAGCGGCTTCCGCCGCAACGTCGATCATTGGATCGAGGACCTGAAGATCGATGGTTTCTTCATCGCCGGCAAGCAGGGCGAGTTCTTCTCAATGTCGCTGGAGGAACGCAAGCGCAGCTTCGAACTGGCGGTCGATGCCTGTGCCGGACGCGCCCAGACCATCATGTCCTGTTCGGATCAGAACATGGACGTGGTGATCGAACTGGCGAAACACGCGCAGAACGTTGGCGCCGACTATATCGTCGTGCATGCGCCGGTGCTGCATTTCTTCAAGGCGCAGGACGAGACGCTGCTCAACTACTACCGCACCATCGCCGACAAGGTAGACATCGGCATTGCGCTGTGGAGCCATCCCGACAGCGGCTATCTGATGAGCCCGCAGCTGTGCAGCCAACTGGCCGACATCGAGAATGTGGTGGCCATCAAGTACAGTGTACCACGCCCCATGTACAAGGATCTGACCCGCCTTGCCGGTGACCGGATCCTGGTCAGCACGGCTTCCGAAGAAGAATGGCTCGACAACATCGTTGAGCTCGGCTGGCAACTCTACCTCTGCTCCTCGCCGCCCTATCTCATCCAGGCCAAGAACGATACCCGCATGCGCCAGTACACCGATCTCGCCTTCGCAGGCGAAATCGAAAAGGCGCGTGCCGTGCGTGACAGCCTGGATCCGGTCCGTGCCGCGCTCAAGGACACACGTCCGGCGGAGAAACCGCATTCGCATCAGAAATACTGGCAGGACCTGCTTGGCCAGGCCGGTGGGCGGGTTCGTCCACCACTGCTCGAACTGACCGAGGAAGAGAAACGGGCTACCCGCATCGCCTTCGAGGCATGCGGCCTGAAGATCGCCGACTAA
- a CDS encoding alpha/beta hydrolase: MQSIQIGANTLSYDEAGEGDVLLLLSGWCQDHRLFKTLAPELARSHRVIRLDWRGHGLHRDHDGDFVTDDQAADVIAFLDRMKIGKVVPVSTSHGGWANMEVTDRLGSARVPRSVVIDWIQTTPNEAFFSMIDHIQDRTNWENGRGDFFNYWIGDTENQDIIDHVNEEMAKYSFEMWARSGREIARAYRKWGNPMQRMAAMTEHRPITHIYSQPFEPEYAQAQLDFAARHDWYKPNKLPGRTHFPTLEQPKVVAETIRAFIG; encoded by the coding sequence ATGCAGTCCATCCAGATCGGAGCCAACACGCTGTCCTACGACGAAGCAGGAGAGGGGGATGTTCTCCTGCTTCTGTCGGGCTGGTGCCAGGACCATCGTCTGTTCAAGACCCTGGCACCAGAGCTGGCGCGCAGCCACCGGGTCATCAGGTTGGACTGGCGTGGTCACGGCCTGCATCGTGATCATGACGGCGATTTCGTCACCGACGATCAGGCGGCCGACGTCATCGCTTTTCTCGACCGGATGAAGATCGGGAAAGTGGTGCCGGTTTCGACCTCGCATGGCGGCTGGGCCAACATGGAAGTGACCGATCGGCTCGGTAGCGCGCGTGTACCGCGCTCCGTCGTCATCGACTGGATCCAGACTACACCCAACGAAGCCTTCTTTTCGATGATCGACCACATCCAGGATCGCACCAACTGGGAGAATGGCCGCGGCGACTTCTTCAATTACTGGATCGGCGATACCGAGAACCAGGACATCATCGATCACGTCAACGAAGAGATGGCCAAATACAGTTTCGAGATGTGGGCCCGTTCCGGCCGCGAGATCGCAAGGGCGTATCGCAAATGGGGCAACCCGATGCAGCGCATGGCGGCGATGACGGAGCACCGGCCGATCACCCATATCTACTCACAGCCCTTCGAGCCCGAATATGCGCAGGCGCAACTCGACTTCGCCGCCCGGCACGATTGGTACAAGCCGAACAAACTGCCCGGCCGGACGCATTTCCCCACACTCGAGCAGCCCAAGGTGGTGGCCGAAACCATCAGGGCCTTCATCGGCTAG
- a CDS encoding branched-chain amino acid ABC transporter permease → MIADATGYSALTSLATRILIYGIAAASLNLVLGYGGLVSFGHAAFFGIGGYVVGILYQHYSLDEPLFGFIPGTNQMLITLPAAILISGLAAAAIGALSLRTGGVQFIMITLAFAQMLFFLFVSLKTYGGDDGLIIRRTNELPGLNMRDKQTVYYVCLFITVAFFALLWRIVNSRFGNVLVGLRQSEKRMAAIGLPAYRYRLMAFIISGMGCGLAGALMANFLRFTSPDMMHWTKSGELMVMVILGGVGTLFGPLIGAAVFIVLETSLAAWTENWQLALGFILLFVVLYTHGGVQALVLRLMGKR, encoded by the coding sequence ATGATCGCGGATGCGACCGGCTATTCGGCGCTCACCTCGCTTGCGACGCGCATCCTGATCTACGGCATCGCAGCGGCCAGCCTCAACCTGGTGCTCGGCTACGGTGGGCTGGTCAGCTTCGGCCACGCCGCCTTCTTCGGCATTGGCGGCTATGTCGTCGGCATCCTCTATCAGCACTATTCGCTCGATGAGCCACTGTTTGGCTTCATTCCGGGTACGAACCAGATGCTGATCACGCTGCCGGCAGCGATCCTGATCTCCGGTCTTGCGGCAGCTGCGATCGGCGCGCTGTCGCTGCGCACCGGCGGCGTGCAGTTCATCATGATCACGCTCGCCTTCGCCCAGATGCTGTTCTTCCTGTTCGTGTCGCTGAAAACCTATGGCGGCGACGACGGCCTGATCATTCGCCGGACCAACGAATTGCCGGGCCTGAACATGCGCGACAAGCAGACGGTCTATTATGTCTGTCTCTTCATCACCGTGGCCTTCTTCGCCCTGTTGTGGCGCATCGTGAACTCGCGCTTCGGCAATGTGCTGGTCGGCCTGCGCCAGAGCGAGAAGCGCATGGCGGCGATCGGCTTGCCGGCCTACCGCTACCGGCTGATGGCATTCATCATCTCCGGCATGGGCTGCGGGCTCGCGGGGGCGCTGATGGCCAATTTCCTGCGTTTCACCAGCCCGGACATGATGCACTGGACCAAGTCGGGCGAACTGATGGTGATGGTCATCCTTGGCGGTGTCGGGACCCTCTTTGGGCCACTGATCGGCGCTGCCGTCTTCATCGTCCTGGAAACCTCTCTGGCAGCGTGGACGGAAAACTGGCAGCTGGCCCTCGGCTTCATCCTGTTGTTCGTGGTGCTCTACACCCATGGCGGCGTTCAGGCCCTTGTGCTGCGTCTGATGGGGAAACGCTGA
- a CDS encoding LysR family transcriptional regulator: MKLVTSRLTIRHLRMVVAIVEEGNLVRAAKRLNMTQSAVTKALQEVEALTKARLFHRNNRGVVPTMFGETLAEHARLVITQLAHAEEHLADLRDGTGGRVAIGTLLSAAAELLPTAIARLRKDRPKLVVKIVEGTNDVLIPALRAGELDMVVGRLSELRDRLNVVQEVLMDDIACVVARRGHPLADRRDLGLADLIGWEWILPPQETSLRRQIDIAFREEGLEPPVHAVDSVSLLTNRALLVDADYLGVFPAQVARREAAAGAITILPVTLRATAIPIGITTRTNARLSPAAELLAETLRRTAVDLTA, translated from the coding sequence ATGAAACTCGTCACCAGTCGCCTCACCATCCGCCATTTGAGAATGGTCGTGGCCATCGTCGAGGAAGGCAACCTCGTGCGCGCGGCGAAACGGCTTAACATGACGCAGTCGGCCGTCACCAAAGCGCTTCAGGAAGTGGAGGCGTTGACCAAGGCCCGCCTGTTCCACCGCAACAACCGCGGCGTGGTTCCGACCATGTTCGGGGAAACGCTTGCCGAACATGCCCGCCTCGTCATCACGCAGCTCGCTCATGCCGAAGAGCATCTCGCCGATCTGCGCGACGGCACCGGCGGCCGTGTCGCCATCGGCACGCTTTTGTCGGCGGCAGCCGAGCTGTTGCCTACGGCCATCGCCCGCCTGCGCAAGGATCGCCCTAAGCTGGTGGTGAAGATCGTGGAAGGCACCAATGACGTTTTGATCCCGGCGCTGCGCGCCGGCGAACTGGACATGGTGGTGGGACGACTTTCGGAACTGCGCGACCGGCTCAATGTCGTGCAGGAGGTGCTGATGGACGACATCGCCTGCGTCGTCGCACGACGCGGCCATCCCTTGGCCGATCGCCGTGATCTCGGCCTCGCCGACCTCATCGGCTGGGAGTGGATCCTGCCGCCGCAGGAAACCAGCCTGAGGCGACAGATCGACATCGCTTTTCGTGAGGAAGGTCTGGAACCGCCGGTGCACGCGGTCGACTCCGTCTCCCTGCTCACCAACCGCGCCCTGCTCGTCGACGCCGACTATCTTGGAGTCTTCCCGGCCCAGGTCGCGCGCAGGGAAGCTGCCGCTGGCGCTATTACGATCCTGCCTGTCACCTTGCGCGCAACCGCCATACCGATCGGGATCACCACCCGCACCAACGCCAGGCTTTCCCCGGCAGCCGAATTGCTGGCGGAAACGCTCAGGAGAACGGCCGTCGATCTGACCGCCTGA
- a CDS encoding ABC transporter substrate-binding protein produces MRKTLLAASALVATTFGALAEDPVKIGMITTLSGPAGYLGQDVRDGFKLAMEDNKMGGVPVELLVEDDGLKPGQGKQIAERFLSESGVKLFTGIVFSNVAGATVPDIVDGGAFYISPNAGPSNLAGKGCNENYFVVSWQNDSLHESAGQLATNLGYKKAFILAPNYQAGKDALAGFKRFFKGEIAGEVYTRLDQTDFAAELAQIRAAKPDVVFQFHPGGLGITFLRQYEQAGLGKEIPMVLAEPSMDGVTLAAVGEAAVGVNVSAHWNTDFDNPANKKFMEAWNKAYNRPATYYSSQGYDTGQLIASALKATGGKLDDSFRDALRKADFQSVRGKFAFGPNQHPIQDWYALKVEKGADGKPVIKTVGEVFKDHGDAYSADCKM; encoded by the coding sequence ATGCGAAAGACACTGCTTGCCGCCTCGGCGCTTGTGGCCACGACGTTCGGCGCGCTGGCCGAGGATCCGGTCAAGATCGGCATGATCACGACGCTGTCCGGTCCGGCTGGCTATCTCGGCCAGGACGTGCGCGACGGTTTCAAGCTCGCCATGGAAGACAACAAGATGGGCGGCGTCCCGGTCGAACTGCTGGTCGAGGATGACGGCCTGAAGCCTGGACAGGGCAAGCAGATCGCGGAGCGCTTCCTGAGTGAAAGCGGCGTCAAGCTGTTCACCGGCATCGTCTTCTCCAACGTCGCCGGCGCAACCGTGCCTGACATCGTCGATGGCGGCGCTTTCTACATCAGCCCCAATGCGGGTCCGTCGAATCTTGCCGGCAAGGGCTGCAATGAAAACTACTTCGTCGTGTCGTGGCAGAACGACAGCCTGCATGAGAGCGCCGGCCAGCTCGCCACCAATCTCGGATACAAGAAGGCGTTCATCCTGGCGCCGAACTATCAGGCCGGAAAAGACGCGCTTGCCGGCTTCAAGCGCTTCTTCAAGGGCGAGATCGCCGGCGAGGTCTACACCCGCCTCGACCAGACCGATTTTGCCGCCGAACTCGCGCAGATCCGTGCGGCAAAGCCGGATGTCGTCTTCCAGTTCCATCCGGGTGGCCTCGGCATCACCTTCCTTCGCCAGTATGAGCAGGCAGGCCTCGGCAAGGAAATCCCGATGGTGCTCGCCGAGCCGTCCATGGACGGCGTGACGCTGGCGGCCGTCGGTGAAGCTGCCGTGGGTGTAAACGTTTCGGCGCACTGGAATACGGACTTCGACAATCCGGCCAACAAGAAATTCATGGAAGCCTGGAACAAGGCCTACAATCGTCCGGCCACCTACTATTCCAGCCAGGGTTACGATACCGGCCAGTTGATTGCTTCGGCGCTCAAGGCGACCGGTGGCAAGCTGGATGACTCTTTCCGCGATGCCCTGCGCAAGGCGGATTTCCAGTCGGTGCGCGGCAAGTTCGCTTTCGGTCCGAACCAGCATCCGATCCAGGACTGGTATGCGCTGAAGGTCGAGAAGGGCGCCGATGGCAAGCCGGTCATCAAGACCGTCGGCGAGGTGTTCAAGGATCACGGCGACGCCTATTCGGCCGACTGCAAGATGTAG
- a CDS encoding ABC transporter ATP-binding protein, which yields MLKVAKLQSAYGRSQVLFDVALEIGDGEVVTLLGRNGMGKTTTVKSIMGLLKPLSGELHFSGQNVLGAAPERVARLGVGLVPEGRHTFSTLTVRENLVATAANRLGRKNPWTLERIYALFPRLRERAGQAAGTLSGGEQQMLVVSRALMTNPKLLILDEATEGLAPVIRAEIWGCIEALKAEGQSILLIDKNLHVLKRLADRHYILEKGRTVWSGNSQDLTRDAELVHGYVGL from the coding sequence GTGCTGAAGGTCGCGAAGCTGCAGTCCGCCTATGGGCGAAGCCAGGTCCTGTTCGATGTGGCACTGGAGATCGGCGATGGCGAGGTCGTCACGCTGCTTGGCCGCAACGGCATGGGCAAGACCACGACCGTCAAATCCATCATGGGACTGCTGAAGCCACTTTCGGGCGAACTGCATTTCAGTGGGCAAAACGTGCTGGGCGCCGCACCGGAACGCGTGGCGCGGCTCGGCGTCGGGCTGGTACCTGAAGGGCGTCATACCTTCTCGACGCTGACGGTTCGCGAAAATCTCGTCGCAACGGCCGCCAACCGGCTGGGGCGCAAGAACCCGTGGACGCTGGAGCGGATCTATGCGCTGTTTCCGCGCCTGCGCGAGCGGGCCGGCCAGGCCGCTGGAACCTTGTCGGGCGGCGAGCAGCAGATGCTGGTTGTCAGCCGTGCGCTGATGACCAACCCGAAGCTGCTCATCCTCGACGAAGCCACGGAAGGCCTGGCGCCGGTGATCCGTGCCGAGATCTGGGGCTGCATCGAGGCCCTCAAAGCGGAAGGCCAATCGATCCTGCTGATCGACAAGAACCTGCATGTCCTGAAGCGTCTGGCCGATCGCCACTACATTCTCGAAAAGGGCCGTACGGTCTGGTCCGGCAACAGTCAGGATCTGACGCGTGACGCCGAACTGGTGCATGGTTATGTCGGCCTCTGA
- a CDS encoding alpha/beta hydrolase: MTGLATEADWPREILDRDYSARASVSAEVFEAEMRNYRSRSEAVKDVASHLDVVYDAESGQTLDIYGAGAELRPVFVFIHGGYWRMLSKQDSAFMAAMLARHGIATAVVDYRLAPEVDLAEIVREVRAAIGFLRHSGSRYGIDPNRIFVGGSSAGGHLTGSVLSDGWHAAFDVPEDVIKGAMPISGLFHLAPISRSFVQDWIKLDDQSVRQLSPAENLPRVGCPIVTAYAAGEPDGFKRQSAEYHRLWREAGFSSTLMEIDNRNHFDVVLDLANSEAALSKALLRLINGDLQPR; the protein is encoded by the coding sequence ATGACCGGACTAGCCACCGAAGCCGATTGGCCACGCGAGATTCTCGATCGTGACTACAGCGCCCGTGCTTCGGTTTCGGCCGAAGTGTTCGAGGCAGAGATGCGGAACTATCGAAGCCGGTCGGAGGCTGTGAAGGACGTCGCTTCGCATCTCGACGTCGTCTACGATGCCGAAAGCGGTCAAACCCTCGATATCTACGGAGCCGGCGCGGAATTGCGACCGGTCTTCGTGTTCATCCATGGCGGCTATTGGCGGATGCTTTCAAAGCAAGATTCCGCCTTCATGGCCGCGATGCTGGCAAGGCACGGCATCGCCACGGCCGTGGTCGATTACAGGCTGGCGCCAGAGGTCGATCTGGCCGAGATCGTGCGCGAGGTTCGCGCCGCCATCGGCTTCCTGCGGCACAGTGGATCCCGCTACGGCATCGATCCCAACCGCATCTTCGTCGGAGGCAGTTCTGCAGGCGGCCATCTGACCGGATCGGTTCTGTCCGACGGCTGGCATGCTGCGTTCGACGTGCCGGAGGATGTCATCAAGGGTGCCATGCCGATCAGCGGCCTGTTTCACTTGGCGCCAATCTCCCGGTCATTCGTGCAGGACTGGATCAAGCTCGATGATCAGTCGGTCAGGCAGCTGAGCCCGGCCGAGAACCTGCCGCGTGTCGGCTGCCCCATCGTGACAGCCTATGCGGCAGGCGAACCTGACGGGTTCAAGCGCCAGTCGGCGGAATATCATCGGCTGTGGCGGGAAGCGGGTTTTTCTTCCACGCTGATGGAGATCGACAACCGCAATCATTTCGATGTGGTTCTTGATCTGGCGAACAGCGAAGCCGCGCTCTCCAAGGCGTTGCTGCGCCTGATCAATGGCGACCTGCAGCCTCGTTAA
- a CDS encoding 3-hydroxyanthranilate 3,4-dioxygenase — protein MTRRLSAFSFSKWIDEHAHLLKPPVGNQQIWEDADLMVTVVGGPNKRTDYHDDPVEEFFYQLKGDMMLKVVDNGNFYDVPIREGEIFLLPPHVRHSPQRPQEGSIGLVVEPKRNDGLLDAFEWYCFECNGLVKRVEVSLKSIVRDLPPIYQAFYADEKARTCPNCGSMHPGKTPPDGWVKL, from the coding sequence ATGACCAGACGCCTGTCTGCTTTCAGCTTCTCGAAATGGATCGACGAGCATGCGCATCTTCTCAAGCCGCCGGTGGGCAACCAGCAGATCTGGGAGGATGCCGACCTCATGGTGACGGTGGTGGGTGGCCCCAACAAGCGCACCGACTATCACGACGATCCGGTCGAAGAGTTCTTCTACCAGCTCAAGGGCGACATGATGCTCAAGGTCGTCGACAACGGCAATTTCTACGATGTGCCGATCCGCGAAGGCGAGATCTTCCTGCTGCCGCCGCATGTACGCCACTCGCCGCAGCGTCCACAGGAAGGATCGATCGGGCTCGTCGTCGAGCCGAAGCGCAATGACGGCCTTCTCGATGCCTTCGAATGGTACTGCTTCGAATGCAACGGGCTGGTCAAGCGGGTCGAGGTTTCGCTGAAAAGCATCGTGCGCGACCTGCCGCCCATCTACCAGGCCTTCTATGCCGATGAGAAGGCACGCACCTGCCCGAATTGCGGATCGATGCATCCCGGCAAGACACCGCCGGATGGCTGGGTGAAGCTCTGA
- a CDS encoding branched-chain amino acid ABC transporter permease yields the protein MTLFLEQLLNGVQFGVMLFLMAAGLTLIFGIMGVINLAHGSIYMIGAYAGTFVATETGSFWLGIPAALAAAALAGVAIEFLVVRRLYGRDHLDQVLATFGLILIFNQAVTMLFGRQPLFVQMPSILDGSVELLPGLSYPIYRLAIILVGLLVAFGLYLLINRTRIGMLVRAGSTNREMVRALGVDVRLLYTLVFGLGALLAGLAGFMAGPILAVQIGMGEQILITTFVVVVIGGVGSIRGAFFASLILGIVDTGLRAYLPGLLRQVMVGPEADALGAGISSMGIYLLMAIVLLIRPKGLFIRNS from the coding sequence ATGACGCTCTTCCTCGAACAATTGCTGAACGGTGTGCAGTTCGGCGTGATGCTGTTCCTGATGGCTGCTGGCCTGACCCTGATTTTCGGCATCATGGGCGTCATCAACCTGGCGCATGGCTCCATTTACATGATCGGCGCCTATGCCGGCACGTTCGTTGCAACCGAGACCGGCTCGTTCTGGCTGGGCATTCCGGCGGCGCTCGCTGCCGCGGCGCTCGCCGGCGTCGCGATCGAATTCCTGGTCGTGCGCCGGCTCTACGGTCGCGATCATCTCGACCAGGTGCTTGCCACCTTCGGTCTCATCCTGATCTTCAACCAGGCGGTCACCATGCTGTTCGGCCGCCAGCCACTGTTCGTGCAGATGCCCTCCATTCTGGACGGATCGGTCGAACTGCTGCCTGGGCTCTCTTATCCGATCTATCGCCTTGCCATCATCCTGGTTGGGCTGCTGGTCGCGTTCGGGCTCTATCTGCTGATCAACCGCACACGCATCGGCATGCTGGTGCGCGCCGGCTCCACCAATCGCGAAATGGTGCGCGCGCTGGGCGTCGATGTGCGGCTGCTTTATACGCTGGTGTTCGGCCTCGGTGCCTTGCTGGCCGGGCTTGCCGGTTTCATGGCCGGGCCGATCCTGGCCGTGCAGATCGGCATGGGCGAGCAGATCCTGATCACCACCTTCGTGGTCGTGGTCATCGGCGGTGTCGGCTCCATTCGCGGCGCCTTCTTCGCCAGCCTGATCCTCGGCATCGTCGATACTGGCCTGCGCGCCTATCTGCCGGGGCTGCTCAGGCAAGTTATGGTCGGCCCGGAGGCCGATGCTCTCGGTGCCGGCATTTCCTCCATGGGCATCTATCTGTTGATGGCCATCGTCCTGTTGATCCGGCCCAAGGGCCTGTTCATCCGTAATTCCTGA
- a CDS encoding ABC transporter ATP-binding protein, whose translation MTQPILNVRGLVKRFGGLLATDHVDLTVQPGEIHALIGPNGAGKTTLISQLMGELKPNEGTVELAGQSLDALPTARRVGLGLARTFQITCLLPDYTVLDNVALAVQVRQGHSFRFWKSVRADRSLRDEAIAFLAGTGLEPRANELVANLSHGEQKQLELSVALATRPRLLLLDEPMAGLGHAESQQMIETLRGLKNQVSMLLVEHDMDAVFALADRISVLVYGRVIASGSVDEIRQNPEVRTAYLGEGDELC comes from the coding sequence ATGACCCAGCCGATCCTCAATGTTCGCGGGCTGGTGAAACGCTTCGGCGGTTTGCTTGCGACCGACCATGTCGACCTGACAGTGCAGCCGGGCGAAATCCACGCATTGATCGGGCCGAATGGCGCCGGCAAGACGACACTGATCTCCCAGCTGATGGGCGAGCTGAAACCCAACGAAGGAACCGTTGAATTGGCCGGGCAATCGCTGGATGCCTTGCCAACTGCACGGCGTGTTGGCCTCGGGCTGGCCCGCACCTTCCAGATCACCTGCCTGCTTCCCGATTACACCGTGCTCGACAATGTCGCGCTGGCCGTGCAGGTGCGGCAGGGCCACTCGTTCCGTTTCTGGAAAAGTGTCCGTGCCGATCGCTCGCTGCGCGATGAGGCTATTGCCTTCCTGGCCGGCACCGGTCTGGAACCGCGCGCGAACGAACTGGTCGCCAATCTCTCTCATGGCGAGCAGAAGCAGCTGGAACTTTCCGTGGCTCTGGCGACACGACCCCGCCTGCTTTTGCTCGACGAGCCGATGGCCGGTCTCGGCCATGCCGAGAGCCAGCAGATGATCGAAACCCTGCGTGGGCTGAAGAACCAGGTCTCGATGCTGCTCGTCGAGCACGACATGGACGCCGTTTTCGCGCTCGCGGATCGGATATCGGTCCTGGTCTACGGGCGTGTCATTGCCAGCGGCAGTGTCGACGAAATCCGGCAGAATCCGGAAGTGCGCACGGCCTATCTGGGAGAAGGGGACGAGCTGTGCTGA
- a CDS encoding NAD(P)/FAD-dependent oxidoreductase yields MMQRTGAGRRAEIAGAGIGGLTTAAALAQRGWSVTVHERAPTLRTFGAGIYIWSNGLRVLKAIGAYEEATVGAHIGPQFHTRDHNDTTMEEIPINGPDDARLITILREQLINTLVDTCRKAGVEIATGSAAIGATPEGELLLEGGERRKADLVVGADGINSSVRDSLDLMMYRKHLGYGAIRMLIPRDDNDVSPEDRDRYIEYFTGSRRILYTPASASDLYVALCCAADDAEALKVPADRKLWTQSFPHLANLVARFGDAGRWDAFEVVKLKQWSKGRVAILGDAAHAMPPYLGQGGGCALMNGLALAATVTDAPDIEVALAEWEACERPLTEHTQDTAERLGDMNFWPDDIRSEVLKITGRSAEIGAVRMKTARHIPTATEAFA; encoded by the coding sequence ATGATGCAGCGAACCGGCGCCGGGCGCCGTGCCGAGATTGCGGGCGCGGGAATTGGTGGTCTGACGACGGCGGCAGCGCTCGCACAGCGTGGCTGGTCGGTGACCGTGCACGAACGCGCTCCGACCCTGCGCACCTTCGGCGCCGGCATCTATATCTGGAGCAATGGGTTGCGCGTGCTCAAGGCGATCGGCGCCTACGAAGAGGCCACCGTCGGTGCGCATATCGGCCCGCAATTCCATACCCGCGACCACAACGACACCACGATGGAAGAAATCCCCATCAACGGGCCGGATGATGCGCGTCTCATCACCATCCTGCGCGAGCAACTGATCAACACGCTGGTCGATACCTGCCGCAAAGCCGGCGTCGAAATCGCGACCGGCTCGGCAGCCATCGGCGCGACGCCGGAAGGTGAATTGCTGCTGGAGGGTGGCGAGCGGCGCAAGGCGGATCTGGTGGTCGGCGCGGACGGCATCAATTCCAGTGTGCGGGATTCGCTCGACCTGATGATGTATCGCAAGCATCTCGGCTACGGCGCGATCCGGATGCTGATCCCACGCGACGACAATGATGTGTCACCCGAGGACCGTGATCGCTACATCGAATATTTCACCGGGTCGCGTCGCATCCTCTACACACCGGCAAGCGCTTCCGATCTCTATGTCGCGCTGTGCTGCGCGGCCGATGATGCTGAGGCACTCAAGGTGCCGGCCGACCGCAAGCTGTGGACGCAATCCTTCCCGCATCTCGCCAATCTGGTCGCACGTTTTGGCGATGCCGGCCGCTGGGATGCCTTCGAGGTGGTGAAGCTCAAGCAGTGGAGCAAGGGACGGGTCGCCATCCTGGGCGATGCCGCGCATGCAATGCCGCCGTACCTTGGGCAGGGCGGTGGCTGCGCGCTGATGAACGGCCTAGCGCTCGCGGCAACTGTCACCGACGCTCCCGATATCGAGGTGGCGCTCGCAGAATGGGAAGCGTGCGAACGTCCGCTGACCGAGCACACCCAGGACACGGCCGAAAGGCTGGGCGACATGAACTTCTGGCCGGACGACATCCGTTCCGAGGTTCTGAAGATCACAGGCAGGTCCGCCGAGATCGGTGCCGTGCGCATGAAGACCGCGCGCCACATCCCGACCGCCACCGAAGCCTTCGCCTGA
- a CDS encoding LysR family transcriptional regulator → MKITIKQIQQFLAVAELGNFSRASKRLGTAQPALSQAIRDLEDELSVRLFDRTTRRVELTDAGREFQNSSTKVMEELEHAVEGVHMLAERRRGRLRIAAPPLLASVVLPQAIAEFQRSYPGIAVQLADVGTEQIVEAVRSGKADCGLGTFSPAEDGIERVALVRDSLMLFCDDRSIFANADTARWRDLADQPLITLTRDSGIRLLVEIGFETSEIPLKPAFEVSQVTTALALVEAGLGVAVLPAYALAAARHRKVVGKPLIDPNIAREVAMIHATGRSVSPATQAFVAVVRRYAQRLIPRENN, encoded by the coding sequence ATGAAGATCACCATCAAGCAGATCCAGCAGTTCCTGGCGGTCGCAGAACTCGGCAATTTCTCGCGCGCCTCGAAGCGTCTGGGCACCGCACAGCCGGCGCTCTCGCAAGCGATCCGCGATCTCGAAGACGAATTGTCCGTGCGCCTGTTCGATCGCACTACCCGCCGCGTCGAGCTGACCGATGCCGGCCGGGAATTCCAGAACTCCTCCACCAAGGTCATGGAGGAGTTGGAGCACGCGGTGGAAGGCGTTCACATGCTGGCAGAACGGCGACGCGGCCGCCTGCGTATCGCGGCACCGCCCTTGCTGGCCTCCGTGGTGCTGCCGCAGGCAATCGCCGAGTTCCAGCGGAGTTATCCAGGTATCGCCGTGCAGCTTGCCGACGTCGGTACTGAACAGATCGTCGAAGCCGTGCGCAGCGGCAAGGCGGACTGCGGGCTGGGAACCTTCTCTCCGGCCGAAGACGGCATCGAGCGCGTCGCCCTGGTACGCGACAGCCTGATGCTGTTTTGCGATGACCGCTCCATATTTGCGAATGCAGACACGGCCAGATGGCGCGATCTGGCGGATCAGCCGTTGATCACGCTGACGCGCGACAGCGGCATTCGCCTGCTGGTCGAAATCGGTTTCGAAACAAGCGAGATACCGCTGAAGCCAGCTTTCGAGGTCAGCCAGGTGACAACCGCCCTGGCGCTCGTCGAGGCGGGATTGGGGGTGGCGGTGCTCCCGGCCTACGCCTTGGCAGCAGCGCGTCACCGCAAGGTGGTCGGCAAACCGCTGATCGATCCCAACATCGCGCGCGAGGTGGCCATGATCCACGCCACCGGGCGGTCCGTATCACCGGCCACACAGGCTTTCGTCGCGGTCGTGAGACGCTATGCGCAGCGCCTCATCCCACGCGAGAACAATTAA